In the genome of Candidatus Stygibacter australis, the window GATTAAGGGTAATATCATTATCATCAAACAGGATAATTATTATTATTCTTTTCCGGAAAAAACACTGGAAGAACGAGCTCAACTGAATTTTGATCACCCTCATGCATTTGATACAGGGCTATTGATCTCACACTTGAAGCAATTAAAGGAATATCAGGTGGTTCAGATCCCGGTTTTTGATTATATCACTCACCTTCGTTCTGAAACTACAATAGATATCCAGCCAGCTAAAGTAATAATTCTGGAAGGTATCCTTATTTTTGAAAATAAAGAGTTAAGAGATTTACTGGATATCAGGATATTCGTTGATACAGATGCTGATATCAGGATCCTCAGACGCATGGAACGTGATATCAAAGAAAGAGATCGCAGCTTTTCCAGTATCCTTGAACAATATAGAAATACCGTGAGACCTATGCATCTGGAATTTGTGGAACCAAGTAAACGCTTT includes:
- the udk gene encoding uridine kinase, with product MKPFLIGIAGGTASGKTTIANSIAKEIKGNIIIIKQDNYYYSFPEKTLEERAQLNFDHPHAFDTGLLISHLKQLKEYQVVQIPVFDYITHLRSETTIDIQPAKVIILEGILIFENKELRDLLDIRIFVDTDADIRILRRMERDIKERDRSFSSILEQYRNTVRPMHLEFVEPSKRFADIIIPVGAYNSVAIDMIVRSIKQKLSIREED